The Kocuria flava nucleotide sequence CTTCTTGACCGGGGTCTCCCCCAGCATGATCCGGCCGACGACCTCCTCCTCGGGGATCCCGTGCACCGCCGCCTGGTCGGCGACCTGCTTCTCGACGAGCGGGGTGCGCACGTAGCCGGGGTTGACGCAGTTGCTGGTGACCCCGTGCGGGGCCCCCTCGAGGGCGACGGTCTTCGACAGCCCCTCGAGCCCGTGCTTGGCGGAGACGTAGGCGCTCTTGTAGGCCGAGGCGCGCAGGCCGTGCACCGAGGAGATGTTGACGATCCGGCCCCAGCCGCGCTCGTACATGTGCGGCAGCGCGGCCCGCACGAGCAGGAACGGGGCCTCGAGCATGAGCACGAGGATGCGGTGGAAGTCCGCGGGGTCGAACTCGTGGACCGGGGCGACCTTCTGGATCCCGGCGTTGTTGACGAGCACGTCCACCTCGAGGTGCAGCCCGGCCAGCGCCGCGGTGTCGAGCAGGTCCACCGCCCAGGCCCGGCCCCCGAGCTCGCCGGCCGTGCGCTGCGCGCCCTCCTCGTCGACGTCGGCCACCACCACCTCGGCGCCCGCGGCGGCCAGGGCGCGGGCCGCGGCCAGGCCGATGCCGCTGGCCCCGCCGGTGACGAGCGCGGTGCGCCCCTCGAGGTTCTGCTGCTGGGTCATGGGTCTCCTCCTCGTGCGGCGCGCCCCCGGGCGGGCGCGGACCATCGCCACGGTATGTGATCGGGCGCACGACGGCGAGCACCCCGCCGCGCGTCACACGGCGTCACGCCCGTCATGCGGGTGCGGAATGGCGCGGGCCCCCGCCCGTGCGGTGGGATGGGACGGCCCCCTCCGCGGCGGCCGGGGAGCCTGGCCCGGCGACGCCGCGGCACCCGCGCCGCCGCGGCCCCGCGCCCGGGGCCGCGGCGCCGAGCACACCAGGACCGACATGGAAAGGACGGCATCCCCATGCTGCGAAGCACCGAGCGCATCCTCACGTCCCACGCCGGGTCGCTGCCACGCTCCCCCGAACTGCTCGAGGCCAACGAGGCCCGGCGGTCGGGCACCTCCTCCCCCGGGGCCCACGGGCGGCTGCTGCAGGACGCGGTGGTCGACGTCGTGCGCCGGCAGCGCGAGGCGGGGGTGGACGTGGTCA carries:
- a CDS encoding 3-hydroxybutyrate dehydrogenase, with protein sequence MTQQQNLEGRTALVTGGASGIGLAAARALAAAGAEVVVADVDEEGAQRTAGELGGRAWAVDLLDTAALAGLHLEVDVLVNNAGIQKVAPVHEFDPADFHRILVLMLEAPFLLVRAALPHMYERGWGRIVNISSVHGLRASAYKSAYVSAKHGLEGLSKTVALEGAPHGVTSNCVNPGYVRTPLVEKQVADQAAVHGIPEEEVVGRIMLGETPVKKLVEPEDVGSLVAWLAGPHAAMVTGASYTMDGGWTAR